One region of Cottoperca gobio chromosome 19, fCotGob3.1, whole genome shotgun sequence genomic DNA includes:
- the prr15lb gene encoding proline-rich protein 15-like protein B isoform X1: MWNKMSVPSASTGAMAEPSWWKLTFSRKKKSESKVLYEIPAEYGSNTGNKEHSSNNPPADNMDSQFNARLEKIVDKSATKGRHVKVSHSGRFKEKKKVRATLAENPSLFAEHSLSDENHKKKTDK, translated from the exons Gtggaataaaat GTCAGTCCCCTCCGCCTCTACTGGTGCCATGGCTGAACCAAGCTGGTGGAAGCTGACCTTCTCACGCAAGAAGAAATCTGAATCTAAGGTCCTGTATGAGATCCCAGCGGAGTATGGCAGTAACACCGGAAACAAAGAGCACTCCAGCAACAATCCCCCTGCAGACAACATGGACAGCCAGTTCAATGCTCGGCTCGAGAAGATTGTGGATAAATCTGCCACCAAGGGCCGCCACGTCAAAGTCTCCCACTCTGGACGCttcaaggagaagaagaaggtccGTGCCACGTTGGCCGAGAACCCAAGTCTGTTCGCAGAGCACAGCCTCAGTGACGAGAACCATAAAAAGAAGACTGACAAAtag
- the prr15lb gene encoding proline-rich protein 15-like protein B isoform X2, translating to MAEPSWWKLTFSRKKKSESKVLYEIPAEYGSNTGNKEHSSNNPPADNMDSQFNARLEKIVDKSATKGRHVKVSHSGRFKEKKKVRATLAENPSLFAEHSLSDENHKKKTDK from the coding sequence ATGGCTGAACCAAGCTGGTGGAAGCTGACCTTCTCACGCAAGAAGAAATCTGAATCTAAGGTCCTGTATGAGATCCCAGCGGAGTATGGCAGTAACACCGGAAACAAAGAGCACTCCAGCAACAATCCCCCTGCAGACAACATGGACAGCCAGTTCAATGCTCGGCTCGAGAAGATTGTGGATAAATCTGCCACCAAGGGCCGCCACGTCAAAGTCTCCCACTCTGGACGCttcaaggagaagaagaaggtccGTGCCACGTTGGCCGAGAACCCAAGTCTGTTCGCAGAGCACAGCCTCAGTGACGAGAACCATAAAAAGAAGACTGACAAAtag
- the pnpo gene encoding pyridoxine-5'-phosphate oxidase → MCSYVSVSLTSMRRILSAHLLLRQISLFGGNPLSHASLTASQQRVCALNFCRKSSSEPTNMDLSDMRKKYKGDEDCFEESQLVSLDPIKQFGNWFDQATKCPEIGEANAMCIATATKDGRPSARMVLLKGYSNDGFRFFSNYESRKGSELESNPYACLVFYWEPLNRQIRIEGTVEQIPFQSSSDYFHSRPKSSQIGAVVSRQSTPVPNRDYLRHKNAELEEKYKDTDVPMPDYWGGYIVKPFLMEFWQGQTNRLHDRIVFTRPKDEESALGEFEHAAEGGWVYQRLSP, encoded by the exons ATGTGCAGTTACGTCAGCGTTAGTTTGACAAGCATGAGGCGCATACTCAGTGCACATTTATTATTGAGGCAGATCAGTTTATTTGGTGGAAATCCTCTGTCTCATGCCTCTTTGACAGCGAGTCAACAACGCGTCTGTGCACTGAATTTCTGCAGGAAATCATCGAGTGAGCCCACAAACATGGACCTGAGtgacatgaggaagaaatacaaaggagatgaagat TGCTTTGAGGAGAGTCAGCTTGTATCTCTGGACCCAATCAAACAGTTTGGAAACTGGTTCGATCAAGCCACAAAGTGCCCTGAAATCGGAGAGGCAAACGCTATGTGCATCGCCACAGCCACCAA AGATGGACGCCCGTCTGCTCGTATGGTCCTCCTGAAAGGTTACAGCAACGATGGTTTCCGTTTCTTCTCCAACTACGAGAGCAGAAAGGGTTCTGAGCTG GAGAGCAACCCATATGCATGTCTGGTCTTCTACTGGGAACCCCTTAACAGACAG ATTCGCATTGAAGGCACTGTGGAGCAAATCCCCTTCCAGAGCTCCAGTGACTACTTCCACTCGCGACCAAAGAGCAGCCAGATCGGGGCCGTTGTTAGCCGACAAAGCACTCCGGTTCCTAACAGAGAT tatTTAAGGCATAAAAATGCAGAACTGGAGGAGAAGTACAAAGACACAGACGTACCTATGCCTGATTACTG GGGCGGCTACATCGTCAAGCCTTTCCTGATGGAGTTCTGGCAGGGTCAGACCAACAGGCTTCACGACCGCATCGTCTTCACCAGGCCGAAGGACGAAGAGTCTGCGCTGGGGGAGTTTGAGCACGCTGCCGAGGGAGGCTGGGTGTACCAGCGACTGTCCCCGTGA
- the mrpl10 gene encoding large ribosomal subunit protein uL10m, with the protein MAATLCVKLLPKQGWLPLTQIVRHGSKSVTRQRKPMHFLKQKLMAVTRYIPLPPAIPPGAYPRKIGQDLEGTPYMLNMKRDLKSLFQDCKMVAVVQNSSSTAQDMILLKYKLYKHGITVRLFTNQVMRSFLKDGVYSNMAPLFVGPTVLFVSKEPKVKEMLLCLKSSRYMLLLGACIDNTLMTAQGVVSYSKLPSVAVVQGELVSGLTMMTSHTASMLQRHPAHLSALLQQYVKQQSLDNSTEGTPNEEEAT; encoded by the exons ATGGCGGCGACCTTGTGTGTAAAATTACTACCGAAACAGG GATGGCTTCCTCTCACACAGATTGTGAGGCACGGCTCCAAATCTGTGACTCGCCAAAGGAAACCGATGCACTTCCTCAAACAGAAGCTCATGGCTGTCACTAGGTACATTCCCCTCCCACCGGCCATTCCTCCAGGAGCATATCCACGCAAAATCGGACAAGACCTGGAG GGCACCCCTTACATGTTAAACATGAAGAGGGATTTGAAGAGCCTGTTCCAGGACTGTAAGATGGTCGCTGTGGTCCAGAACAGCAGCAGTACAGCTCAAGACATGATTCTTCTCAAATACAAACTGTATAAACATGGCATCACTGTCAGGTTATTCACCAACCAG GTGATGCGGTCGTTCCTGAAAGACGGCGTTTACTCCAACATGGCTCCTTTGTTCGTTGGTCCCACGGTTCTGTTTGTTAGTAAAGAGCCAAAGGTGAAGGAGATGCTGTTGTGTCTGAAGTCCAGCCGGTACATGTTACTCCTGG GAGCCTGTATAGACAACACATTGATGACTGCACAGGGGGTGGTGAGCTACTCCAAACTGCCATCAGTGGCTGTTGTGCAGGGTGAGCTGGTCAGTGGGCTGACCATGATGACCTCCCACACAGCCTCCATGCTGCAGCGCCACCCGGCTCACCTGTCCGCCCTCCTCCAGCAGTACGTCAAACAGCAGAGCCTGGACAACAGCACAGAGGGAACTCCTAATGAAGAGGAGGCCACTTAG
- the osbpl7 gene encoding oxysterol-binding protein-related protein 7 isoform X2, whose amino-acid sequence MDSYESTLNRSQSLASGLEKSSPTWKPSHSRSSSTVSSRHSRQIIKDWEVIDDLQAESQQGGDNPHDMTIPGICEGYLLKRRKWPLKGWHKRYFVLEAGNLRYSKNQQDVSIGRVQGSFDVSLAVMTINKKSNRIDLDAGDILYHMKANSHELFYIWVTKLQAHRLYKKNEAAHVHSSFLLTLSQGTAAGQAQRNGDLSSAGMAYSAASPVGVLPSANTAVNSKVSAWLQQSHDQDICVQELNRCHLDLSEINRLIQKLQMLEAGPAFTNGDLKRIISTQNISLEKPKKQRSGKIWGHSRTLSRVEALGMLSSSHLSSSPQLGASVPSIPDYVYSQLSPPTVTSPEGKKIHQDICAMSLRVLASLKTVHETLSQERQKLQEVWETNNIHQSNLLAEPAAARRSSHRPPSVADSAAEYFDASADVLCGGSSEVSDESGLSDGSTTNSEPEEGHASATRKYRASISRSPNGIVPESTGRRTTLPAQCPDNSHVGLMAILYNNIGKDLARVSMPVPLNEPVNLLQRLCEELEYSELLDIANNTPDPYQRMVYIAAFAISGYSTAMFRNHYKPFNPVLGETYECVREDRGFSYISEQVCHHPPISACHAHSENFCFWQDQRWKNKFWGKSLEILPTGMVNVTLPRYGDHYEWNKVVTCIHNVLSQQRYLEHYGEVTISNLKSNVCTCKITFVKSRYWGSDMNKNEVQGTVLDQSGSVIHRFGGLWHEGIFCDTLPNPKCVWKPNSQPKDHLLYYGFSTFAIELNELTPDLKPFLPPTDSRLRPDQRMLEYGKMDEADLKKDDIEEFQRERRKQLGKKGEEHVPRFFKKARDSCGRDVWLTNEMYWKLRENPGFANIENITVW is encoded by the exons ATGGATTCATACGAGTCAACACTCAACCGCAGCCAATCGCTGGCGAGCGGCCTGGAGAAGTCTTCACCAACATGGAAGCCGTCCCACTCTCGGAGCAGTAGCACCGTGTCATCCCGCCACTCCAGACAG ATTATCAAAGACTGGGAAGTGATTGATGACCTTCAGGCAGAATCGCAGCAAGGAGGTGACAACCCTCATGATATGACCATCCCGGGTATCTGTGAGGGATATCTTCTCAAAAGGAGGAAGTGGCCACTAAAAGGTTGGCACAAG CGATACTTTGTCTTGGAAGCGGGGAATTTACGTTACTCCAAAAATCAACAAGAT GTCTCCATTGGAAGAGTTCAGGGCTCTTTTGATGTTAGTCTGGCAGTCATGACGATAAACAAGAAGTCTAACCGGATTGACTTGGATGCAGGGGACATTCTCTATCACATGAAG GCAAACAGCCATGAACTCTTCTACATTTGGGTTACTAAGCTACAAGCCCACCGCCTGTACAAGAAGAATGAGGCGGCTCATGTTCACAGCAGCTTCCTCCTGACTCTGTCCCAGGGCACTGCGGCCGGACAAGCTCAGAGAAATGGAGATTTG AGCTCTGCAGGGATGGCGTATTCAGCTGCATCACCAGTAGGAGTGCTGCCCTCCGCTAACACCGCTGTGAACAGCAAAGTGTCGGCCTGGCTGCAGCAAAGTCACGACCAAGACATCTGTGTTCAAG AGCTGAATCGTTGCCATTTGGATCTTTCTGAGATAAACCGCTTAATCCAGAAGCTGCAGATGTTGGAGGCAGGCCCGGCTTTCACTAACGGAGACCTAAAGCGCATCATCAGCACGCAG AATATCTCGCTTGAGAAGCCGAAGAAGCAGAGGTCAGGGAAGATATGGGGCCACTCTCGCACATTATCCAGAGTGGAGGCCCTGGGAATG CTGTCTTCCAGTCACCTAAGCAGCTCACCTCAACTCGGTGCATCAGTCCCCTCTATCCCTGACTACGTCTACTCCCAGCTGTCCCCTCCTACTGTCACATCACCTGAGGGCAAGAAAATCCACCAGGACATCTGCGCCATGTCGCTACGAG tGCTTGCTTCCTTGAAGACAGTGCATGAAACTTTGTCCCAGGAGAGGCAGAAGCTGCAGGAAGTCTGGGAAACTAACAACATCCACCAGTCTAACCTGTTAGCTGAG CCTGCAGCGGCGAGGCGTTCATCCCACAGGCCTCCCTCAGTGGCAGATTCAGCTGCGGAGTATTTTGACGCCAGCGCTGACGTCCTTTGTGGTGGTTCCTCTGAGGTGTCTGATGAATCAGGACTCAGTGATGGAAGCACCACCAACTCTGAGCCAGAGGAAGGTCATG CATCGGCCACCCGGAAGTACCGTGCAAGCATTTCCAGGTCTCCCAACGGCATTGTTCCCGAGAGCACCGGCCGGCGAACTACACTGCCTGCTCAATGTCCTGACAACAGCCACGTGGGCCTCATGGCTATCCTCTACAACAACATAG GTAAGGACTTGGCTCGAGTGTCTATGCCTGTTCCTCTCAATGAGCCTGTAAACCTGCTGCAGAGGCTGTGTGAAGAGCTGGAGTACAGTGAGCTGCTGGATATTGCCAACAACACACCAGACCCCTACCAGAGGATG GTTTACATTGCTGCCTTTGCTATCTCTGGTTACTCCACGGCGATGTTCAGAAACCACTACAAGCCCTTTAACCCGGTGCTTGGGGAAACCTACGAGTGCGTCAGAGAGGACCGGGGCTTCAGCTACATCAGTGAGCAG GTCTGCCACCATCCCCCCATCTCTGCCTGCCATGCTCACTCAGAAAACTTCTGCTTTTGGCAAG ACCAGCGatggaaaaataaattctgGGGGAAGTCGTTGGAGATTCTGCCAACAGGAATGGTGAATGTAACTCTTCCAAG GTATGGAGACCACTATGAGTGGAACAAAGTAGTGACCTGCATCCACAACGTCCTCAGTCAGCAGCGCTATCTGGAGCATTACGGAGAAGTCACCATCAGCAACCTCAAAAGCAACGTCTGCACCTGCAAGATTACCTTCGTAAAG tCTCGTTATTGGGGTTCAGACATGAACAAGAATGAGGTGCAGGGCACGGTGCTGGACCAAAGTGGGAGTGTCATTCACCGGTTCGGAGGTCTGTGGCATGAAGGCATCTTCTGCGACACTCTGCCAAATCCGAAATGTGTCTGGAAGCCAA ATTCCCAGCCAAAGGATCACCTGCTGTACTATGGCTTCTCCACCTTCGCTATTGAGCTGAATGAACTCACCCCAGACCTGAAGCCTTTCCTGCCTCCTACAGACAGCCGCCTGCGTCCAGACCAAAG GATGCTGGAGTATGGAAAGATGGATGAAGCAGACTTAAAGAAAGATGATATAGAGGAATTTCAGCGGGAGCGGAGAAAACAGCTCGGCAAAAAGGGGGAGGAACATGTTCCACGCTTTTTCAA gaaAGCCAGAGATTCCTGCGGACGGGACGTCTGGTTGACAAACGAGATGTACTGGAAGCTCAGAGAAAATCCGGGTTTCGCTAATATCGAAAACATAACTGTTTGGTGA
- the osbpl7 gene encoding oxysterol-binding protein-related protein 7 isoform X1, which produces MDSYESTLNRSQSLASGLEKSSPTWKPSHSRSSSTVSSRHSRQIIKDWEVIDDLQAESQQGGDNPHDMTIPGICEGYLLKRRKWPLKGWHKRYFVLEAGNLRYSKNQQDVSIGRVQGSFDVSLAVMTINKKSNRIDLDAGDILYHMKANSHELFYIWVTKLQAHRLYKKNEAAHVHSSFLLTLSQGTAAGQAQRNGDLSSAGMAYSAASPVGVLPSANTAVNSKVSAWLQQSHDQDICVQELNRCHLDLSEINRLIQKLQMLEAGPAFTNGDLKRIISTQNISLEKPKKQRSGKIWGHSRTLSRVEALGMPIRGITKSLSSSHLSSSPQLGASVPSIPDYVYSQLSPPTVTSPEGKKIHQDICAMSLRVLASLKTVHETLSQERQKLQEVWETNNIHQSNLLAEPAAARRSSHRPPSVADSAAEYFDASADVLCGGSSEVSDESGLSDGSTTNSEPEEGHASATRKYRASISRSPNGIVPESTGRRTTLPAQCPDNSHVGLMAILYNNIGKDLARVSMPVPLNEPVNLLQRLCEELEYSELLDIANNTPDPYQRMVYIAAFAISGYSTAMFRNHYKPFNPVLGETYECVREDRGFSYISEQVCHHPPISACHAHSENFCFWQDQRWKNKFWGKSLEILPTGMVNVTLPRYGDHYEWNKVVTCIHNVLSQQRYLEHYGEVTISNLKSNVCTCKITFVKSRYWGSDMNKNEVQGTVLDQSGSVIHRFGGLWHEGIFCDTLPNPKCVWKPNSQPKDHLLYYGFSTFAIELNELTPDLKPFLPPTDSRLRPDQRMLEYGKMDEADLKKDDIEEFQRERRKQLGKKGEEHVPRFFKKARDSCGRDVWLTNEMYWKLRENPGFANIENITVW; this is translated from the exons ATGGATTCATACGAGTCAACACTCAACCGCAGCCAATCGCTGGCGAGCGGCCTGGAGAAGTCTTCACCAACATGGAAGCCGTCCCACTCTCGGAGCAGTAGCACCGTGTCATCCCGCCACTCCAGACAG ATTATCAAAGACTGGGAAGTGATTGATGACCTTCAGGCAGAATCGCAGCAAGGAGGTGACAACCCTCATGATATGACCATCCCGGGTATCTGTGAGGGATATCTTCTCAAAAGGAGGAAGTGGCCACTAAAAGGTTGGCACAAG CGATACTTTGTCTTGGAAGCGGGGAATTTACGTTACTCCAAAAATCAACAAGAT GTCTCCATTGGAAGAGTTCAGGGCTCTTTTGATGTTAGTCTGGCAGTCATGACGATAAACAAGAAGTCTAACCGGATTGACTTGGATGCAGGGGACATTCTCTATCACATGAAG GCAAACAGCCATGAACTCTTCTACATTTGGGTTACTAAGCTACAAGCCCACCGCCTGTACAAGAAGAATGAGGCGGCTCATGTTCACAGCAGCTTCCTCCTGACTCTGTCCCAGGGCACTGCGGCCGGACAAGCTCAGAGAAATGGAGATTTG AGCTCTGCAGGGATGGCGTATTCAGCTGCATCACCAGTAGGAGTGCTGCCCTCCGCTAACACCGCTGTGAACAGCAAAGTGTCGGCCTGGCTGCAGCAAAGTCACGACCAAGACATCTGTGTTCAAG AGCTGAATCGTTGCCATTTGGATCTTTCTGAGATAAACCGCTTAATCCAGAAGCTGCAGATGTTGGAGGCAGGCCCGGCTTTCACTAACGGAGACCTAAAGCGCATCATCAGCACGCAG AATATCTCGCTTGAGAAGCCGAAGAAGCAGAGGTCAGGGAAGATATGGGGCCACTCTCGCACATTATCCAGAGTGGAGGCCCTGGGAATG CCTATTCGTGGGATTACTAAATCG CTGTCTTCCAGTCACCTAAGCAGCTCACCTCAACTCGGTGCATCAGTCCCCTCTATCCCTGACTACGTCTACTCCCAGCTGTCCCCTCCTACTGTCACATCACCTGAGGGCAAGAAAATCCACCAGGACATCTGCGCCATGTCGCTACGAG tGCTTGCTTCCTTGAAGACAGTGCATGAAACTTTGTCCCAGGAGAGGCAGAAGCTGCAGGAAGTCTGGGAAACTAACAACATCCACCAGTCTAACCTGTTAGCTGAG CCTGCAGCGGCGAGGCGTTCATCCCACAGGCCTCCCTCAGTGGCAGATTCAGCTGCGGAGTATTTTGACGCCAGCGCTGACGTCCTTTGTGGTGGTTCCTCTGAGGTGTCTGATGAATCAGGACTCAGTGATGGAAGCACCACCAACTCTGAGCCAGAGGAAGGTCATG CATCGGCCACCCGGAAGTACCGTGCAAGCATTTCCAGGTCTCCCAACGGCATTGTTCCCGAGAGCACCGGCCGGCGAACTACACTGCCTGCTCAATGTCCTGACAACAGCCACGTGGGCCTCATGGCTATCCTCTACAACAACATAG GTAAGGACTTGGCTCGAGTGTCTATGCCTGTTCCTCTCAATGAGCCTGTAAACCTGCTGCAGAGGCTGTGTGAAGAGCTGGAGTACAGTGAGCTGCTGGATATTGCCAACAACACACCAGACCCCTACCAGAGGATG GTTTACATTGCTGCCTTTGCTATCTCTGGTTACTCCACGGCGATGTTCAGAAACCACTACAAGCCCTTTAACCCGGTGCTTGGGGAAACCTACGAGTGCGTCAGAGAGGACCGGGGCTTCAGCTACATCAGTGAGCAG GTCTGCCACCATCCCCCCATCTCTGCCTGCCATGCTCACTCAGAAAACTTCTGCTTTTGGCAAG ACCAGCGatggaaaaataaattctgGGGGAAGTCGTTGGAGATTCTGCCAACAGGAATGGTGAATGTAACTCTTCCAAG GTATGGAGACCACTATGAGTGGAACAAAGTAGTGACCTGCATCCACAACGTCCTCAGTCAGCAGCGCTATCTGGAGCATTACGGAGAAGTCACCATCAGCAACCTCAAAAGCAACGTCTGCACCTGCAAGATTACCTTCGTAAAG tCTCGTTATTGGGGTTCAGACATGAACAAGAATGAGGTGCAGGGCACGGTGCTGGACCAAAGTGGGAGTGTCATTCACCGGTTCGGAGGTCTGTGGCATGAAGGCATCTTCTGCGACACTCTGCCAAATCCGAAATGTGTCTGGAAGCCAA ATTCCCAGCCAAAGGATCACCTGCTGTACTATGGCTTCTCCACCTTCGCTATTGAGCTGAATGAACTCACCCCAGACCTGAAGCCTTTCCTGCCTCCTACAGACAGCCGCCTGCGTCCAGACCAAAG GATGCTGGAGTATGGAAAGATGGATGAAGCAGACTTAAAGAAAGATGATATAGAGGAATTTCAGCGGGAGCGGAGAAAACAGCTCGGCAAAAAGGGGGAGGAACATGTTCCACGCTTTTTCAA gaaAGCCAGAGATTCCTGCGGACGGGACGTCTGGTTGACAAACGAGATGTACTGGAAGCTCAGAGAAAATCCGGGTTTCGCTAATATCGAAAACATAACTGTTTGGTGA